The Arvicanthis niloticus isolate mArvNil1 chromosome 2, mArvNil1.pat.X, whole genome shotgun sequence genome includes a window with the following:
- the Gmeb2 gene encoding glucocorticoid modulatory element-binding protein 2, which produces MATPDVSVHMEEVVVVTTPDTAVDGSGVEEVKTVLVTTNLAPHGGDLTEDNMETENAAAAAAAAFTASSQLKEAVLVKMAEEGENLEAEIVYPITCGDSRANLIWRKFVCPGINVKCVQYDEHVISPKEFVHLAGKSTLKDWKRAIRMNGIMLRKIMDSGELDFYQHDKVCSNTCRSTKIDLSGARVSLSSPTSTEYIPLTPAAADVNGSPATITIETCEDPGDWTTTIGDDTFAFWRGLKDAGLLDEVIQEFQQELEETMKGLQQRVQDPPLQLRDAVLLNNIVQNFGMLDLVKKVLASHKCQMDRSREQYARDLAALEQQCDEHRRRAKELKHKSQHLSNVLMTLTPVSLPSPMKRPRLARATSGPAAMASQVLTQSAQIALSPGMPMSQLTSVPLGKVVSTLPSTVLGKGSPQAAPASSPASPLLGGYTVLASSGSTFPSTVEIHPDTSSLTVLSTAAMQDGSTVLKVVSPLQLLTLPGLGPTLQNVAQASPAGGTIVTMPTAAATGPEEHTATIEVAAVAEDHEQK; this is translated from the exons ATGGCAACCCCAGATGTGAGCGTCCACATGGAGGAGGTAGTGGTTGTGACAACTCCAGACACTGCAGTTGATGGCAGTGGTGTAGAGGAAGTGAAGACAGTGCTTGTAACAACGAATCTAGCTCCTCACGG GGGTGATTTGACAGAAGataacatggaaacagaaaatgcagcagctgcagctgctgctgccttTACAGCCTCCTCACAACTCAAGGAAGCCGTGTTAG TGAAGATGGCTGAAGAGGGGGAGAACTTAGAGGCTGAAATTGTGTACCCCATCACTTGCGGAGACAGCAGAGCTAACCTCATTTGGAGGAAGTTTGTGTGCCCTGGCATCAATGTGAAATGTGTTCAG TACGATGAACATGTGATCAGCCCAAAGGAGTTTGTGCACCTGGCAGGGAAATCTACCTTGAAGGATTGGAAGAGAGCCATCCGGATGAATGGCATCATGCTCAG GAAGATCATGGACTCTGGAGAGCTAGACTTCTACCAGCATGATAAGGTTTGCTCTAATACTTGCCGCAGCACCAAGATTGACCTCTCAGGGGCCCGTGTATCCCTGAGCAGCCCCACATCCACAGAGTACATCCCGCTCACACCAGCTGCAGCTGATG TGAATGGCTCACCTGCCACCATCACCATAGAGACCTGTGAGGACCCTGGTGACTGGACTACAACCATTGGAG ATGACACATTTGCATTCTGGCGTGGACTGAAGGATGCAGGCTTACTGGATGAAGTCATACAGGAATTCCAACAGGAGCTGGAGGAAACCATGAAAGGCCTGCAGCAGCGAGTGCAGGACCCACCCCTGCAACTCCGAG ATGCTGTCCTCCTCAACAACATAGTGCAAAACTTTGGCATGCTGGATCTGGTGAAGAAGGTACTGGCCAGCCACAAGTGCCAGATGGATCGTTCTCGGGAACAGTATGCGCGGGACCTGGCAG CCCTGGAACAGCAGTGTGATGAACATCGCCGCCGTGCCAAGGAGCTGAAGCACAAGTCTCAGCACCTCAGCAATGTGCTCATGACGTTGACCCCGGTTTCCCTGCCATCCCCTATGAAGCGGCCTCGTCTTGCACGGGCTACATCTGGACCAGCTGCTATGGCTTCCCAGGTGCTTACACAGTCTGCACAGATTGCTCTTAGCCCAGGAATGCCTATGTCCCAGTTGACCAGTGTGCCACTTGGCAAAGTAGTATCTACACTGCCCTCCACTGTCCTGGGCAAGGGCTCTCCTCAAGCTGCCCCAGCCAGTTCACCGGCCTCCCCACTGCTTGGAGGCTACACGGTTCTGGCCTCCTCTGGCTCTACCTTCCCCAGCACGGTAGAGATTCATCCGGACACATCCAGCCTCACAGTGTTGAGCACAGCTGCTATGCAGGATGGCAGCACAGTACTGAAGGTGGTCAGCCCCCTGCAGCTGCTCACCCTGCCTGGCCTGGGACCTACCCTACAGAATGTGGCTCAGGCATCACCTGCAGGCGGCACCATTGTGACAATGCCTACAGCAGCTGCTACTGGACCTGAGGAGCACACGGCCACTATTGAGGTGGCCGCTGTAGCAGAGGACCATGAGCAGAAGTAG